Proteins from a genomic interval of Symmachiella macrocystis:
- a CDS encoding HEAT repeat domain-containing protein — protein MQLTTCPSREQLSHYLSGKLSAQEIDEISSHIETCVDCDTTVNGLDDDSDSLMFALRQPLGEEIFEQEPELQRAVAAMRLSLPESESPASCTVLGTVREYDLLEKIGQGGMGTVYKALHSRLKRIVALKVLADHRLGDPAAVDRFSREMQAVGKLAHPNIVRALDAGEADGRHYLVMEYIDGIDLSRLSRRCGPLPVAEASELVLQVSLALQHAHEHGLVHRDIKPSNVMLTRDGNVKLLDLGIALLQPEEPTTSDLTGTGQVMGTLDYMAPEQLDNTHAVDIRADVYGLGATLYKLLCGSAPATDSQSRFRLPGESIPPVPNIRTIRGDIPKQVAAVIERMLAPNPDQRYATPADVAEALKPFAAKSNLKQLALAAADDAPSRTMSPPKRFGGRLGRFMIAAAALLGMTLAGFAIYVETDKGQIVIHSNVDDVQVLVKRTGKLYEALDELEVDKGDNQWNFRSGSYEVQLLGKTDGLRVKDGVFTLTRDGKAVVTIERDPARPKAVVASGPVYEGKSLDEWIELLLMEKSVPQRSKAIPGITVLGIDAPDKAIAALFKVGIENDSSTSYSRNLRYLQKETIQAIQKLSPDHIPSTLLEALQDSDVKKRRYAAQFIRHHWNNDPPITLVRTAAKDPDEYVRRNAVGWLAQYGSVAIPDLVVAFNDESDKVRRAAVSAVGLMASYYKTLTLEDARVLEPKIYDMVDDKSAEVRESILWALPSVASDEQKLLAVLEAALHDPVPEVQVASIDVLRRLGPKAAAAAPALTDALKSRNRKKVAPIITSGGSKMSFTEPITAGLIRALGSIGPDAKSGVPVIKEFLQHEHKDVRKAVVEAIQQITGEVIELPDDNKKPGNKTAKGPVYGDKTLDEWIALLKTQRSAAARHTAVEPIETLGVDEPEKAIAALIDAGSDYDPRNMEQFEPWFEPRSIWIAINSAIKRLSPSQIPVGVVEALADEDVKKRRFATSLIEQYKDVVPPIEAAKKAAADSDEYVRSQTLEWVDRYDGEAIPILIAAFNDQSEQVRRRAAAVASRLATSGNTSPEDAKLIAPKLYEMLHDKDAQIRADSLTALSRFAFDQDKLLTELIEAVGDSDPKVKSIAIQSLGALGPKAEPAVSVLVASLKQCSRKTLKPKDILTMYSVTHAFRDIAPERLIVALGSIGPSAQSAVPTIKEFLKHDDVYVRNAVVEAIQQITGEDVELPKENKTAAAGPVYDGKTFEEWVTLLKTDRSAHRQLEGIKALASLRSDENTPLVVSTIIKIAGDGDRISTGKNDPNVAESAEAILRQIGQEAAVPQLLTALESEDVSMRHFAVRAITRFAITDEMTPAILKLTNDPDEGIRGSAVYLLAAAGDPGVEALIKMFKSDSSSMVKVRAARKLGDLKEKARTAEPVLLDSLLAKDVQLRDAAIYALKELKPDQDVLNSVLLKFVAADFPISINNRSVNPFMLVDTNSPATIPALIAAITDDDETLRNEAWQRLLKYHDDLEQVLPALIAALENEKLEHKETIVSLLTMYAERAKAAIPALIKLYKTSDNKERRKLLTAYEEIDLQHKDVQPLLQQAAQSEDKNLSRAAQKLLRVDAVGADQSAVSLTIKVTADGKLSIGDKPYDLQALKTLLAEQIKQAGERGVAVRIDAAAEVRFEAVKTLIEICKKAGVRNVLLGTTKVAPAAKNDGAAVYDGKTFDEWLSILKTETNPAKLAPVITAVGATGARGREREATDAILNVAKLMIAPFNESLYSNEDEKKLAELYYSITIALTRIGAPHATDALIEAVNDPHLGMRRHAQQVLHEWTMSEEYADQIFAALKHKDPKLREWAVAQLAKMADSDVRKFDEIIAQLFEIISNDKSLAMRRAAAEELRRLTGNTNTGDRRAQNDGSKARRMKEADGALAQLYSLAKDQDPTVRYCVLWVLTRIEADPATLIPLLADAAGDKKSATQRLVIDELSNLAPRLPAAIAALIASYPRFGADERIRVVHALGHKGAIAAPAIPLLKEAVKSDDQLLREAAVEALKKIEPAKQ, from the coding sequence ATGCAGCTCACCACTTGCCCGTCCCGCGAACAACTCTCGCACTACCTCAGCGGTAAGCTTTCCGCTCAGGAAATTGATGAAATTTCTTCGCACATCGAGACTTGCGTCGATTGCGACACCACGGTTAACGGATTGGATGACGATTCCGATTCCCTGATGTTTGCTCTACGGCAGCCGCTGGGTGAGGAAATATTTGAGCAGGAACCGGAATTACAACGAGCGGTTGCCGCGATGCGGTTGTCGTTGCCCGAATCCGAGTCACCCGCCTCCTGCACGGTGTTAGGCACTGTGCGCGAATATGATTTGTTGGAAAAAATCGGCCAAGGGGGTATGGGAACCGTTTATAAGGCCCTGCACTCGCGGTTGAAGAGGATAGTGGCACTCAAAGTGCTGGCCGACCACCGATTGGGGGACCCCGCCGCCGTCGATCGGTTTTCGCGGGAAATGCAAGCGGTGGGAAAGTTGGCGCATCCGAATATCGTCCGCGCGCTCGACGCGGGCGAAGCGGACGGCCGACATTATTTAGTCATGGAATACATCGACGGCATCGACCTGTCGCGGTTATCGCGACGCTGTGGTCCGTTGCCGGTCGCCGAGGCAAGTGAGTTAGTGCTGCAGGTATCGCTCGCCCTGCAGCACGCTCACGAGCACGGCCTCGTGCATCGTGACATCAAACCGTCGAACGTGATGCTCACCCGCGACGGAAACGTCAAGTTGCTGGATTTGGGCATCGCTCTGCTGCAACCGGAGGAACCGACGACCAGCGACCTGACCGGCACCGGGCAGGTGATGGGGACGCTGGACTACATGGCCCCGGAGCAACTTGACAATACTCATGCGGTTGACATCCGCGCCGACGTCTACGGCTTGGGAGCAACGCTGTATAAACTACTATGCGGCTCCGCCCCGGCGACCGATTCGCAATCGCGATTCCGGCTGCCGGGCGAATCGATTCCGCCCGTTCCCAACATCCGCACGATCCGCGGCGACATTCCCAAACAAGTCGCAGCAGTGATCGAACGGATGTTAGCACCGAATCCCGATCAACGTTACGCCACACCGGCCGACGTCGCCGAGGCTCTCAAACCGTTCGCCGCGAAAAGCAATCTCAAACAACTCGCCCTCGCCGCCGCCGACGACGCGCCCTCACGGACCATGTCGCCCCCCAAACGTTTCGGCGGCCGCTTGGGCCGTTTCATGATCGCCGCAGCCGCGCTTCTGGGAATGACGCTGGCCGGATTTGCGATCTATGTCGAGACCGACAAAGGGCAAATCGTGATCCACAGCAACGTCGACGACGTGCAGGTCCTCGTCAAACGGACCGGCAAGCTGTACGAAGCATTGGATGAGTTGGAAGTCGACAAAGGCGACAACCAATGGAACTTCCGTAGCGGTAGTTACGAAGTGCAATTGCTGGGCAAGACCGATGGCCTGCGCGTGAAGGACGGCGTGTTTACGCTCACGCGGGATGGGAAAGCGGTGGTGACGATTGAACGTGACCCGGCTCGACCTAAGGCGGTGGTGGCGAGCGGGCCGGTTTATGAGGGGAAATCGCTGGATGAATGGATTGAATTGTTGTTGATGGAAAAAAGCGTGCCGCAACGCTCGAAAGCGATTCCCGGGATCACGGTATTGGGTATCGATGCACCGGACAAGGCAATCGCGGCACTGTTTAAAGTCGGTATCGAAAACGACTCCTCCACCTCCTATTCTCGGAACTTACGCTACCTCCAAAAAGAAACCATTCAGGCAATACAGAAGCTTTCACCTGACCATATTCCTTCAACACTGCTAGAAGCGTTGCAGGACTCCGACGTGAAAAAACGTCGGTACGCCGCGCAGTTTATTCGTCATCACTGGAACAATGACCCTCCGATCACCTTAGTGAGAACGGCGGCAAAGGACCCCGATGAATATGTTCGCAGAAATGCCGTGGGTTGGCTTGCGCAGTACGGATCGGTTGCGATTCCTGATTTGGTCGTAGCATTTAATGACGAGAGCGATAAGGTTCGTCGAGCGGCGGTCTCGGCCGTCGGCCTGATGGCTTCTTATTACAAAACGTTAACTCTCGAAGATGCCCGCGTTCTTGAACCAAAAATTTACGACATGGTAGACGATAAGAGTGCCGAGGTAAGGGAAAGCATATTATGGGCTTTACCAAGTGTTGCGAGCGACGAACAGAAGTTGTTGGCCGTATTAGAAGCCGCACTCCACGACCCGGTACCCGAGGTCCAAGTCGCCTCGATTGACGTGTTGAGAAGGTTAGGCCCCAAAGCGGCAGCAGCCGCTCCGGCCCTGACTGACGCACTAAAATCGCGGAACCGGAAGAAAGTTGCACCGATCATTACGAGCGGGGGCAGCAAAATGAGCTTTACTGAGCCCATAACAGCAGGATTGATAAGAGCTTTGGGATCTATCGGCCCCGACGCCAAGAGTGGCGTTCCGGTGATTAAGGAGTTTTTACAGCACGAACACAAAGATGTCCGCAAAGCTGTCGTCGAGGCGATTCAGCAAATCACCGGCGAAGTTATCGAACTACCCGATGACAACAAAAAGCCGGGCAACAAAACGGCGAAGGGGCCGGTTTACGGGGATAAGACGCTTGATGAATGGATTGCGTTATTAAAGACGCAACGGAGTGCTGCGGCGCGGCATACGGCGGTTGAGCCCATTGAAACTTTGGGGGTGGACGAACCCGAAAAAGCGATCGCTGCGTTAATCGACGCAGGCAGCGATTACGATCCCAGGAACATGGAGCAGTTTGAACCTTGGTTTGAACCCAGGTCAATTTGGATCGCGATTAACAGTGCCATCAAAAGATTGTCACCGTCCCAAATCCCCGTGGGTGTCGTCGAAGCATTAGCGGATGAGGACGTTAAAAAACGTCGATTCGCTACCTCCTTGATCGAGCAATACAAGGACGTGGTTCCTCCAATCGAAGCGGCGAAAAAAGCGGCAGCGGACTCTGATGAGTATGTGCGAAGTCAAACTTTGGAGTGGGTTGATCGCTATGATGGCGAGGCAATTCCAATACTGATTGCTGCTTTCAATGACCAGTCAGAACAAGTTCGTCGTAGGGCGGCGGCGGTAGCTTCACGGTTGGCAACTAGCGGTAACACGAGTCCGGAAGACGCGAAGCTGATTGCGCCGAAATTGTACGAGATGCTGCATGACAAGGACGCACAAATCAGGGCCGATTCTTTAACGGCACTGTCGCGATTCGCATTTGACCAAGACAAACTCCTTACAGAGCTTATTGAGGCAGTCGGCGATTCGGATCCAAAGGTGAAGAGCATTGCCATTCAATCGCTGGGAGCGCTGGGGCCAAAAGCAGAACCAGCGGTGTCCGTGCTCGTCGCATCGCTCAAGCAATGTAGCCGGAAAACCCTAAAACCAAAAGACATTTTGACGATGTATAGCGTGACTCATGCCTTCCGCGATATTGCACCCGAACGACTAATCGTCGCACTGGGTTCAATCGGTCCGAGCGCGCAATCGGCGGTACCGACGATTAAAGAGTTCCTAAAACATGACGACGTGTACGTTCGCAATGCAGTCGTCGAGGCGATTCAACAAATCACAGGCGAGGATGTCGAACTGCCCAAGGAAAACAAAACGGCGGCCGCTGGCCCCGTCTACGATGGGAAAACGTTTGAGGAATGGGTCACGCTACTCAAAACCGATCGATCCGCCCATCGGCAACTCGAGGGAATCAAGGCGCTGGCGTCGCTGCGGAGTGACGAAAACACGCCGCTGGTGGTTTCGACGATCATCAAAATTGCCGGCGATGGTGATCGCATTTCTACGGGAAAGAACGACCCGAACGTGGCAGAATCGGCAGAGGCAATTCTGAGGCAAATCGGCCAGGAAGCAGCTGTGCCGCAATTGCTAACGGCGCTCGAATCCGAGGACGTCTCGATGCGACACTTCGCAGTACGCGCGATTACTCGATTCGCCATTACTGACGAGATGACCCCGGCGATTCTGAAACTGACCAACGATCCCGATGAAGGCATTCGTGGATCCGCCGTCTATCTCTTAGCTGCAGCCGGCGATCCCGGCGTCGAAGCCCTGATCAAGATGTTCAAGTCGGATTCATCATCGATGGTGAAAGTAAGGGCGGCGCGCAAACTTGGTGACCTCAAGGAAAAAGCTCGCACTGCGGAGCCCGTGCTTCTCGACTCGTTGTTAGCCAAAGATGTCCAATTACGAGATGCGGCAATCTACGCACTTAAAGAGCTCAAACCGGATCAAGACGTTCTAAATAGCGTCTTACTAAAGTTTGTTGCTGCTGACTTTCCAATTAGCATCAATAACAGGTCCGTCAACCCATTCATGCTGGTTGACACAAACTCCCCTGCCACCATTCCAGCACTGATCGCAGCGATAACGGACGACGACGAAACATTGCGAAATGAGGCGTGGCAGAGACTCTTAAAATATCATGACGACCTGGAACAAGTGCTCCCGGCATTGATTGCCGCTCTGGAAAATGAAAAACTCGAACACAAAGAGACCATCGTCAGCCTGCTCACAATGTACGCTGAAAGGGCAAAGGCCGCGATTCCGGCATTGATCAAACTCTATAAGACAAGCGACAACAAGGAACGCCGCAAACTATTAACGGCCTATGAAGAAATCGATTTGCAGCACAAAGACGTGCAGCCGTTGTTGCAACAAGCGGCGCAGAGTGAGGATAAAAACCTTTCGCGAGCTGCACAAAAACTCCTGCGGGTCGACGCCGTGGGGGCCGACCAGTCGGCCGTATCGTTGACAATCAAAGTCACCGCCGACGGCAAACTCAGCATCGGCGACAAGCCGTACGACCTGCAGGCACTCAAAACGTTGCTCGCCGAACAAATCAAACAAGCGGGCGAGCGGGGGGTGGCTGTGCGGATCGATGCGGCGGCGGAGGTTCGCTTTGAAGCGGTCAAAACATTAATCGAGATATGCAAAAAGGCCGGCGTGCGGAATGTTTTGTTGGGGACGACTAAGGTTGCCCCAGCGGCTAAGAATGACGGCGCTGCGGTTTATGACGGTAAGACGTTCGATGAGTGGCTCTCGATTCTCAAAACGGAAACGAATCCTGCCAAATTGGCGCCGGTCATCACAGCTGTCGGCGCCACCGGTGCACGCGGACGCGAGCGTGAGGCGACAGACGCGATCCTAAACGTGGCCAAATTGATGATCGCCCCATTCAACGAATCGCTCTATTCCAATGAAGATGAAAAGAAGCTGGCCGAACTCTACTACTCCATAACTATCGCCTTAACCCGCATCGGTGCTCCGCACGCAACCGATGCACTGATCGAGGCGGTCAATGACCCCCATCTTGGCATGCGTCGCCATGCGCAACAGGTGCTTCATGAATGGACAATGAGCGAGGAATACGCAGACCAAATCTTCGCCGCATTGAAACATAAAGACCCAAAATTGCGAGAATGGGCGGTCGCACAATTGGCCAAAATGGCAGATTCCGACGTTCGCAAATTTGATGAAATCATCGCGCAGTTGTTTGAAATCATCTCAAATGACAAATCGTTAGCAATGCGGCGGGCAGCAGCCGAAGAGTTGCGTCGCTTGACTGGCAATACGAATACCGGCGATCGCCGCGCACAAAATGACGGGTCAAAAGCCCGGCGAATGAAAGAAGCTGACGGTGCATTGGCACAATTATATTCTCTGGCGAAAGATCAGGACCCGACGGTTCGTTATTGCGTACTATGGGTACTGACGCGGATTGAAGCGGATCCTGCGACGTTGATTCCTCTATTGGCCGACGCGGCCGGAGACAAGAAATCAGCAACTCAACGATTAGTCATTGATGAGCTGTCCAATTTAGCGCCGCGTTTGCCGGCAGCAATCGCTGCTCTCATCGCCTCCTACCCGCGTTTCGGAGCGGACGAACGCATTCGCGTTGTGCATGCGTTAGGCCACAAAGGCGCGATTGCTGCACCAGCGATTCCGCTGCTGAAAGAGGCCGTAAAATCTGACGACCAACTTCTCCGTGAAGCCGCTGTTGAGGCTCTCAAGAAAATTGAACCTGCAAAACAGTGA